TTTTTCAACACCCTGCTCGTCAGGCGAATCTGTGATTCGCTGAACAAGTCAACACAGCGTTTCCTCGTCTCAAAAGTAGTGCGAAGGCGCAAAACTCGTCCGCCCACACCTCAGGGGGCGGCGAGTTTTACAGCGAACTACGGAGGCAGGACACCAGGGGGATAAGCCACGAGGCATGGCGCGACTCTCTATTCGCAGGCCATCATGGGAGTTGACACGCGGATACGACGATTGCGAAAGTGCGCGCAATGGCTGACACCAACGACATGATCCGCGCGCGAGTGGAAACGTTCGTCGCGGACCTAACGGATTTGATCCATCAGGCAATTCTAGAAAACGTGCAGGCCGCCCTCGGTCAAGCACTTCCCAGCGCGCCCCGTCGCCCGGGTCGGCCAAAGGGAAGCGCTTCGACAGCCGCTCCCGCCGCCAGGCGCGCGAAGAAGCGCGGTGGAAAGCGCACCGCCGCAGAGCTCGCCGACATGGCGGACAAGCTGGTGGGCTTCGTGGAGAAGAACCCAGGCTCAAGCATCGAGGAAATCGGTCGCGGAATCGCCATCCCCACCAAGGAACTGGCACTCCCCGTGAAGAAGCTCCTCCGCGAAGGACGCCTGAAGAAGAAGGGCCAGAAACGCGCGACGCGCTACAGCGCCGGTCGTCGTTAAGCTCATCAGCGCACCTGCCTCCGTGCTTGCACCTAAGAGTGGTGCAGGACCGCTGAGTTCCGGAGCGCGCCCGCGAGGTTGATCCTCGCCGGTGCGCTTCTCTCATTTTGGCTCGAAGCGGCAACTCTGGTTCGCCAGCGAACTCAGGGTTTGCGCTTGCGTGGCGGCGGCGGCGGGCGCTTCTTGGACGAGGGCGATAGCTTCACACCTGGGGACTTAGGCTTCCCCGGACGTGGCGGCGAAGGGTTGCCTCCGCGATCAGTTCCCGAAGGAAATGGTGGGGGCGGAACCGAAGAGTCACGCACCAACTCGAGGGTGGGCTTCTTGCTTTTTGAAACCAGAGGCAACGGAGGCACGGTTCCCTGTCTTGCAGTGGGCCCTGGGCTCGGTGCGCTGGAAGGCCTTAAGTATGCGGAAAGCGCGTTGCGCAGTGCGCGCGCCGACGGCGGGCGATCCTGAGGATCCTTGGCGAGCGTCTTCTTCACGAGCTCTTCGATCCCGACAGGCAGGTCTACAGCGTATTTGCCAAGCGGCTCCGGGGGCCGGGTCAGCACGTCCGCGAGGACCAAAGAGGGCATTTTTCCGTCAAACGGCGGACGCCCAGCCAAGAGCTCGTACAGGATTGCGCCAGCGGCATAGATATCCGCACGGTGATCGACATGGTCGCCCGCTGCCTGCTCGGGCGCCATGTAGTGAGGAGTCCCGAATACATCTTGCTCCTCCGGATCCTGACCATCGGGATGCACGCCCTTGGCGATACCGAAATCGAGCACCTTTGCGTGGGGCTGGTCCGGAGCCGGATGCATCACCATCACGTTCGCAGGCTTCAGATCTCGATGCACGATACCCAGCGCGTGAGCTGACTCCAGTGCGGTGCACACCTGCATCAAAAGTTCGCAAGCGTACGCGGCCCCCATCGCTCCGCGTTGTTCGATGATCGAACTCAGCGTTTCCCCCTCACAAAGCTCCATGACCATGAAGGGCGTGGCGTCGGGCGTCTCGCCCAAGTCGAACACGTCGACCACGTGCGGGTTCGCGATCCGCGCGGAGGCCCGCGCTTCCGCCAAGAAACGCGCACGGATTTCTTCGTGTCCGGCGAGATGGGAATGCAGGATC
This Polyangiaceae bacterium DNA region includes the following protein-coding sequences:
- a CDS encoding serine/threonine protein kinase, which encodes MSWSVDALLTDKYRLLRLLGTGSAGSVWEAENTLVGKRVALKILHSHLAGHEEIRARFLAEARASARIANPHVVDVFDLGETPDATPFMVMELCEGETLSSIIEQRGAMGAAYACELLMQVCTALESAHALGIVHRDLKPANVMVMHPAPDQPHAKVLDFGIAKGVHPDGQDPEEQDVFGTPHYMAPEQAAGDHVDHRADIYAAGAILYELLAGRPPFDGKMPSLVLADVLTRPPEPLGKYAVDLPVGIEELVKKTLAKDPQDRPPSARALRNALSAYLRPSSAPSPGPTARQGTVPPLPLVSKSKKPTLELVRDSSVPPPPFPSGTDRGGNPSPPRPGKPKSPGVKLSPSSKKRPPPPPRKRKP